From Spongiibacter tropicus DSM 19543, a single genomic window includes:
- a CDS encoding MBL fold metallo-hydrolase: MTTRSKFGLSLLLLFVVSAVFIWQAGNQLVLRAMQRQVEGTLSNHFMSELPDGLHVYICGAGSPIPDPHRAGPCTAVIAGKQLYIVDAGSGSIRNLGPAGLSAGRASAVLLTHFHSDHIDALGELSVQRWAGGHQAKPLDVYGPPGVEQIVDGFNQAYAQDTQYRIDHHGTKTVLPSGAGLLARPFAAINNGERSLLLERDGLRITAFGVDHYPVPNAVGYRFDYKGRSVVISGDTRKSANVQALAEDADLLLHEALSPQLVNVMQRAASAVGVEHMAQISEDILDYHTTPQQAADIAQAAGAHYLALNHIVPGLPLRYLEKLFIQGSAEHYNGPISITRDGDFFSLPANSTAIRTDSLR; this comes from the coding sequence ATGACAACACGTTCCAAATTCGGCCTGAGCCTCCTGCTATTATTCGTCGTCAGCGCAGTATTCATCTGGCAAGCCGGCAACCAGCTCGTTTTACGCGCTATGCAGCGCCAGGTTGAAGGCACTCTCAGTAACCACTTTATGAGTGAATTACCCGACGGTCTGCATGTGTACATCTGCGGGGCAGGCTCGCCGATTCCCGACCCGCACCGCGCTGGTCCCTGCACTGCGGTTATCGCAGGCAAGCAGCTTTACATCGTCGACGCTGGCAGTGGCAGTATTCGCAATCTCGGCCCAGCAGGGCTATCTGCGGGTCGTGCCAGTGCCGTGCTACTCACTCACTTTCACTCCGACCATATTGATGCGCTGGGCGAGCTTTCCGTTCAGCGATGGGCAGGTGGCCATCAGGCCAAGCCGTTGGATGTCTACGGCCCACCAGGGGTAGAACAAATTGTCGACGGTTTTAATCAGGCTTACGCCCAGGATACCCAATACCGCATCGACCACCACGGCACCAAAACAGTATTGCCCTCCGGCGCCGGACTTCTCGCCCGCCCCTTTGCGGCAATTAACAACGGGGAGCGCTCGCTGCTTCTTGAGCGGGACGGCTTGCGCATTACCGCCTTTGGGGTCGACCATTATCCCGTACCCAATGCCGTGGGTTATCGCTTTGACTACAAAGGCCGCAGCGTGGTGATTTCCGGCGACACCCGCAAAAGCGCCAATGTTCAAGCCCTAGCAGAAGACGCAGACCTGCTACTTCACGAAGCGCTATCACCACAATTAGTGAATGTGATGCAGCGCGCCGCCAGTGCCGTGGGAGTCGAGCACATGGCCCAGATTTCCGAAGACATACTCGACTACCACACCACCCCGCAGCAGGCCGCGGACATTGCCCAGGCCGCCGGGGCGCACTACCTGGCACTGAACCACATCGTTCCTGGCCTGCCGCTGCGCTACCTGGAAAAACTGTTTATTCAGGGAAGCGCTGAGCACTACAACGGCCCCATCAGCATTACCCGCGACGGCGACTTCTTCAGCCTGCCCGCCAACAGCACGGCTATTCGCACAGACTCCCTGCGGTAA
- a CDS encoding arylsulfatase produces MLRRTLYCGLLLMAPVLAQAAPPNIVLILADDLGFTDIQPFASEIATPSLAALADNGIRFTNHHVAASCAPTRAMLLTGVDSHLNGVPNIPEAMPPSQRGRNGYDGVLSHRVQTVATLLREHGYHTYVSGKWHLGKDASRLPDQRGFERSVILADSGADNWSQRPYLPMYRTAQWYKDGQPHQLPNEFYSSEYIVDQAIAQIDSQHGDGQPFFSYVAFQAVHIPVQVPAAYRAMYESHYQQGWSALREQRYRAAVAAGLVPPSTALTAMNSTADWMALSNAQQRDWARRMAVYAGMVQAMDHHIGRLVEHLKTLGEYDNTVFVFMSDNGPEPADPVARFGLPFVLWMKAMGFNTDYGTLGERDSYVVIGPGFASAAASPLSYYKYYAGEGGLRVPMIIAGAGVAAPGRQSPALTHVTDIVPTLLDLSGAAPPGDDYYQPSGKSLLPVLADQRERVRGEDDALGYELGGNAALFKGDYKLVKNLPPAGDGRWHLYNIVSDPGESRDLSESMPERLAAMLADYEDYARRNGVLAVPDGYDQLQQVSWNSIMARKTEWLSAGLLLFVLVYGGLLWRRKRLRG; encoded by the coding sequence GTGCTGAGGCGAACCCTATACTGCGGCCTGCTGTTGATGGCGCCTGTGCTCGCACAGGCGGCGCCACCGAACATTGTGCTGATTCTGGCCGATGATCTCGGCTTTACCGACATTCAGCCCTTTGCCAGCGAAATTGCCACCCCCAGTCTGGCGGCACTGGCAGATAACGGCATTCGTTTCACCAACCACCATGTGGCGGCAAGCTGCGCACCGACCCGGGCAATGCTGCTGACCGGCGTGGACAGTCACCTGAACGGCGTGCCGAATATTCCCGAGGCCATGCCACCCAGTCAGCGGGGCCGTAATGGCTATGATGGCGTGCTGTCTCATCGGGTGCAGACGGTGGCAACACTGCTGCGCGAACACGGATATCACACCTATGTTTCGGGCAAGTGGCATTTGGGCAAGGATGCGAGTCGTTTGCCAGATCAGCGCGGCTTTGAGCGCAGTGTGATTCTGGCAGACAGCGGTGCAGATAACTGGTCCCAGCGCCCCTATCTGCCCATGTACCGCACGGCGCAGTGGTACAAGGACGGGCAACCCCATCAGTTGCCGAATGAGTTTTATTCTTCGGAATACATCGTCGACCAGGCAATAGCGCAGATTGATAGTCAACATGGCGATGGTCAGCCGTTTTTTTCCTACGTAGCGTTTCAGGCCGTACATATTCCCGTACAGGTGCCCGCCGCGTACCGGGCCATGTATGAAAGCCATTATCAGCAGGGTTGGTCGGCACTGCGCGAGCAGCGCTACCGGGCAGCGGTGGCGGCTGGGTTAGTGCCGCCTTCCACCGCGTTGACTGCAATGAATAGCACGGCGGATTGGATGGCGCTCAGTAATGCGCAGCAGCGCGATTGGGCGCGACGCATGGCGGTGTATGCGGGGATGGTGCAGGCGATGGACCACCACATAGGCCGTTTGGTCGAGCATCTGAAAACGCTGGGGGAATACGACAACACTGTGTTTGTGTTCATGTCGGATAACGGCCCTGAGCCCGCCGACCCGGTCGCCCGCTTTGGCCTGCCTTTTGTGCTGTGGATGAAGGCCATGGGCTTCAATACTGACTATGGCACCTTGGGTGAACGCGATAGCTATGTGGTGATTGGTCCCGGCTTTGCCAGCGCGGCGGCCTCGCCGTTGTCCTACTACAAATACTATGCTGGGGAAGGTGGGCTGAGAGTGCCGATGATTATTGCCGGGGCCGGCGTTGCAGCACCGGGGCGGCAGTCACCAGCGCTGACCCATGTGACTGATATTGTGCCGACGTTGTTAGACCTCAGTGGCGCTGCGCCGCCGGGAGACGACTACTATCAGCCCTCTGGCAAGAGCTTGTTGCCGGTGCTCGCCGACCAACGTGAGCGCGTGCGGGGGGAAGACGATGCGCTTGGCTACGAACTGGGTGGCAATGCCGCGCTGTTCAAGGGTGACTATAAACTGGTGAAAAACCTTCCTCCTGCGGGAGACGGCCGCTGGCATTTATATAACATTGTCAGTGATCCGGGAGAGAGCCGAGACCTGAGTGAGAGCATGCCGGAGCGTCTGGCCGCCATGTTGGCCGATTATGAGGATTATGCTCGGCGCAACGGTGTATTGGCCGTGCCGGATGGTTATGATCAGCTTCAGCAAGTGAGTTGGAATTCGATTATGGCGAGAAAAACAGAGTGGCTATCGGCAGGGTTGCTGCTGTTCGTACTGGTGTACGGCGGGCTTCTCTGGCGGCGTAAGCGGCTGCGGGGATAA
- a CDS encoding multiheme c-type cytochrome — translation MTVNQPESCAGCHQVQFSQWQASQHAEAMQPTSSKTVLGNFDGQSLTHAGVRYRFLEAEGRYQIALTAPDQPERLFDVRYTFGVYPLQQYLVDLPGGRLQALPVAWDSRRAAEGGQRWYGLDSDLGWDHYAFTWNTSCAECHSTGVEKGYDAAQNRFDTHWQFVNVSCQACHGNAEGHQQWLRNQQPSSVAHSGFAATLAERGSWYLPEKASIARRRDRPDGGQLSACGQCHSLGTRIDSWQPGSQLDDHLSLMLPNTPLYHLDGQIDAEVFVAGSFRQSKMHDAGVVCSDCHNPHSLTLRAEGNALCSQCHLPDHYDRPAHHGHPEHSRGAQCVNCHMPATVYMGVDARRDHRFGIPSPALSKSIGVPNACSQCHVDKSPDWLIAGMPGSTTQADAVSLWLHQLDRGEITALPRLLDYVSTANGHRFRQARVMAALGAQIDDPALTELARRKLRSHDPALQRAAVEILERLPLDDRLLMLLPHLDEPVKSVRLAVARVLAEGLVRGDLSDADRQRLSRRVKEYRQSLQRNADHPASQMALGNLSLAMGEEEAAENAYRQALRIDVSYSPASINLADLYRQRGDEAKAQQILLAARQLADDAAISYALSMSYFRQRKLDDGLDAISHAVTLAPMNSDYVYAQAVALEQSGQPLEAIAALERALKRQGERRQLVELLSLYAVNYQSPAEALPHVLRWRTLAPDDRRAAAIEQGLRRQLARPTQ, via the coding sequence TTGACGGTCAATCAGCCAGAAAGCTGTGCTGGCTGCCATCAGGTACAGTTCAGCCAGTGGCAGGCGTCCCAGCATGCCGAGGCCATGCAGCCCACCAGTTCAAAGACGGTACTGGGCAATTTCGATGGCCAATCGCTGACGCATGCCGGCGTGCGCTATCGCTTTCTGGAAGCGGAAGGGCGTTACCAGATTGCTCTGACAGCGCCGGATCAGCCGGAACGCCTATTCGATGTTCGCTACACCTTCGGGGTGTATCCCTTGCAACAGTATCTGGTCGACCTGCCGGGCGGGCGTTTGCAGGCCCTGCCTGTTGCCTGGGACAGTCGCCGTGCGGCAGAAGGTGGTCAGCGTTGGTACGGGCTGGATTCCGATCTGGGCTGGGATCACTACGCGTTTACCTGGAATACCAGTTGTGCGGAATGCCATTCCACCGGGGTGGAGAAGGGGTATGACGCTGCGCAGAATCGTTTTGACACCCACTGGCAATTCGTCAATGTGAGCTGTCAGGCCTGCCACGGGAATGCAGAAGGTCACCAGCAGTGGCTGCGCAATCAGCAGCCCTCGTCGGTGGCGCATTCGGGGTTTGCGGCGACGCTGGCGGAGCGGGGCAGTTGGTATCTGCCCGAGAAGGCCAGTATTGCCCGGCGTCGGGACCGGCCCGATGGGGGCCAGCTTTCCGCCTGCGGCCAGTGCCACAGTCTGGGTACTCGTATCGACAGCTGGCAACCGGGTTCGCAGCTCGACGATCACCTCAGCCTGATGTTGCCGAATACACCGCTTTATCACCTCGATGGTCAGATTGATGCGGAGGTCTTTGTCGCGGGGTCTTTTCGGCAAAGCAAGATGCACGACGCGGGGGTGGTCTGCAGCGACTGCCATAATCCGCACTCACTGACACTGCGGGCGGAGGGCAACGCACTGTGCAGTCAGTGTCATCTACCCGATCATTACGATCGGCCCGCGCATCACGGTCACCCGGAACACAGCCGCGGTGCGCAATGTGTGAATTGCCACATGCCCGCAACAGTGTATATGGGCGTGGACGCGAGGCGCGATCACCGTTTCGGTATTCCCAGTCCGGCCCTTAGTAAGTCGATTGGCGTGCCCAATGCCTGCAGCCAGTGTCATGTCGATAAAAGCCCCGACTGGCTGATTGCCGGAATGCCGGGTAGCACAACGCAGGCAGACGCTGTGTCACTTTGGCTGCACCAGCTTGATCGCGGCGAGATCACGGCGCTGCCCCGTTTACTGGATTACGTTTCCACTGCCAATGGACACCGCTTTCGGCAGGCCAGGGTGATGGCAGCGTTGGGGGCGCAGATAGATGATCCCGCGCTGACCGAGCTGGCGCGTCGCAAGCTGCGGAGTCATGACCCCGCCCTCCAGCGGGCGGCGGTGGAGATTCTTGAGCGTCTGCCTCTGGACGACCGCCTGTTGATGCTGTTGCCCCATCTGGATGAGCCGGTCAAATCGGTGAGGCTGGCGGTTGCCAGGGTGCTGGCTGAAGGATTGGTCCGGGGAGATCTGAGTGATGCGGATCGTCAGCGCCTGTCCCGGCGAGTGAAAGAATACCGGCAGTCCTTGCAGCGCAATGCCGATCATCCGGCATCGCAAATGGCGTTGGGGAATTTATCGTTGGCAATGGGCGAGGAGGAGGCAGCAGAAAATGCCTACCGGCAGGCTCTGCGGATTGATGTGTCGTATTCCCCGGCCTCGATTAATCTTGCGGACTTGTACCGGCAGCGCGGCGACGAAGCAAAGGCCCAACAGATACTGCTTGCTGCACGACAGCTAGCGGATGACGCTGCGATTTCCTATGCACTGAGTATGAGCTACTTCCGTCAGCGTAAGCTTGATGACGGCCTTGACGCGATTAGTCACGCAGTGACATTGGCGCCAATGAACAGCGATTACGTGTATGCCCAGGCGGTGGCGCTGGAGCAATCCGGTCAGCCCCTGGAGGCCATAGCCGCGCTTGAGCGAGCTCTGAAACGACAGGGCGAGCGTCGCCAGCTAGTGGAATTACTCAGTCTGTATGCGGTGAATTATCAGTCACCGGCTGAGGCGTTGCCCCACGTTTTGCGCTGGCGAACGCTGGCGCCGGATGACCGTCGAGCTGCAGCGATTGAACAAGGTCTGCGCAGACAGCTTGCTCGGCCCACCCAATAG
- the mobA gene encoding molybdenum cofactor guanylyltransferase MobA translates to MRSNGHFIAQDGLSLLILAGGRGERVGGQDKGLLNWQGRPLISAVHECYAPLADEVLISCNRNAERYADFGTPLADVLADYPGPLAGILRGLQAARYRQLLIVPCDNPQPPDGLYQRLASSHPQTPVRYAHDGERGQYLYALLERRPELLTNLQAYLEAGKRSVYGWYEQAQAHALDCRDMAAQFRNLNRADAFEAR, encoded by the coding sequence ATGCGCTCAAACGGGCATTTCATCGCGCAAGACGGTCTCTCGCTGCTGATTCTGGCTGGGGGACGCGGCGAGCGCGTCGGCGGCCAAGACAAGGGACTCTTGAACTGGCAGGGGCGCCCCCTTATCAGCGCCGTGCACGAATGCTATGCGCCGCTGGCCGATGAAGTGCTGATCAGCTGCAACCGCAATGCCGAGCGCTACGCGGATTTTGGTACGCCGCTGGCCGACGTGCTAGCTGATTATCCGGGCCCCCTGGCGGGTATTCTCCGCGGCCTGCAGGCCGCGCGATACCGGCAGCTACTCATTGTCCCCTGCGACAATCCCCAGCCACCCGACGGGCTTTATCAACGACTGGCTTCTAGCCATCCGCAAACGCCTGTGCGCTACGCCCACGACGGCGAGCGCGGCCAGTATTTATATGCCCTGCTCGAACGCCGCCCGGAACTGCTGACCAACCTTCAGGCATATCTGGAAGCGGGAAAGCGCAGCGTGTATGGCTGGTATGAACAGGCTCAAGCCCATGCTTTAGACTGCCGCGACATGGCCGCACAGTTTCGCAACCTCAATCGGGCCGACGCCTTTGAAGCGCGCTGA
- the tsaB gene encoding tRNA (adenosine(37)-N6)-threonylcarbamoyltransferase complex dimerization subunit type 1 TsaB, with translation MTSLLAIDAATEACSVALLRDGEIREDFRMLPRAHTRYLLPMVDEMLSSAGVTLAQLDGLAFTAGPGSFTGLRVAIATVQGLAFAADLPVLPVSTLASMAQHYMNTDQPDEGSLLMPIIDARMDELYVGRYVCRNGFVEAVCDDALLAPAAVGDLAAVAVGLGEGWEYAERFDGAAPARLDTSVLPHAASALTLAERDYLAGKLLPAEQAQPVYLRDSVAWQKA, from the coding sequence ATGACCAGCCTGCTAGCCATCGACGCTGCCACCGAAGCCTGCTCGGTGGCACTGCTGCGCGACGGCGAAATTCGTGAAGACTTCCGCATGTTGCCCCGGGCACACACCCGGTATTTATTGCCGATGGTGGACGAGATGCTGTCCTCTGCGGGAGTGACGCTCGCCCAGCTCGACGGTCTGGCGTTTACCGCCGGACCGGGGTCGTTTACCGGTTTGCGCGTTGCCATCGCCACGGTGCAGGGGCTGGCTTTTGCCGCGGATTTGCCAGTGCTGCCGGTGTCGACGTTGGCGTCCATGGCGCAGCACTATATGAATACCGATCAGCCCGATGAGGGCAGTTTGCTGATGCCGATAATTGATGCTCGTATGGATGAACTCTATGTCGGCCGCTACGTCTGCCGGAATGGCTTTGTCGAGGCCGTTTGTGATGATGCGCTGCTCGCGCCCGCTGCGGTTGGCGACTTGGCTGCGGTTGCCGTGGGTTTGGGTGAGGGCTGGGAATACGCTGAGCGGTTTGATGGCGCAGCACCCGCAAGGCTTGATACCTCGGTGCTACCCCATGCTGCATCAGCACTGACGCTGGCCGAACGCGATTATCTGGCAGGCAAATTGCTGCCTGCCGAACAGGCTCAGCCGGTCTACCTGCGCGACAGTGTTGCCTGGCAAAAAGCGTAA
- a CDS encoding undecaprenyl-diphosphate phosphatase has translation MDALQAVILAAIQGLTEFLPISSSGHLVLPQTLLGWEDQGLAFDVAVHVGSLLAVLAYFYRDVINLLGAWGNSLLTRQQSDDSRLAWMVIVATLPAVVAGLLLNDVIEQHLRGGLVLATTTLVFGVVLGVVDRYSSHRRHLVDVGLRIALIVGFAQALALIPGTSRSGITMTAALLVGLSRSDAARFSFLLSMPIIAAAGSYKLLELLESSHPVPWDLLGIGFVVSAVTAYACISVFMRWVERIGMMPFAIYRVLLAAVIYAVVLS, from the coding sequence ATGGATGCATTGCAGGCCGTGATTCTGGCCGCTATACAGGGGCTCACTGAATTTCTGCCCATTTCCAGTTCGGGCCATCTGGTGTTGCCGCAGACCCTGCTGGGTTGGGAGGATCAGGGACTGGCTTTCGATGTGGCTGTGCATGTTGGCTCGCTGCTGGCGGTGCTGGCTTATTTCTACCGCGATGTGATCAATCTGCTGGGTGCCTGGGGCAACAGTCTGCTCACCCGGCAGCAGAGCGATGACAGCCGTCTGGCGTGGATGGTGATTGTGGCGACCCTGCCGGCGGTGGTGGCAGGGCTGTTGCTCAACGATGTGATCGAACAGCATCTGCGCGGCGGTCTGGTGCTGGCAACGACCACGCTGGTGTTTGGCGTGGTGCTGGGTGTAGTGGACCGGTACTCCAGTCACCGCCGCCATCTGGTGGATGTGGGCCTGCGCATTGCTCTGATCGTCGGTTTTGCTCAGGCGCTGGCGCTGATCCCCGGCACTTCGCGCTCGGGGATCACCATGACCGCGGCACTGCTGGTGGGCCTGAGCCGCAGTGATGCCGCACGTTTCTCTTTTCTGCTGTCGATGCCGATCATTGCCGCCGCGGGCAGCTACAAATTGTTGGAGCTGCTGGAGAGCAGCCACCCGGTGCCCTGGGATCTGCTGGGTATTGGTTTTGTGGTATCAGCGGTCACCGCCTATGCCTGCATCAGCGTCTTCATGCGCTGGGTGGAGCGTATTGGCATGATGCCCTTTGCCATTTACCGGGTGTTGCTGGCCGCTGTGATTTACGCCGTGGTACTGTCCTGA
- a CDS encoding NAD(P)-dependent oxidoreductase — protein sequence MNVAFLGLGVMGFPMAGHLHRAGVDLRVYNRSPEKAQRWNDEYAPLAAASVADAVSDRDVVAVCLGADEDVREVLCGGDGVFAHLPAGGVVVDHSTTSAELARDMAAAAAESGHQFIDAPVSGGQAGAEAGKLTVMAGGDADAFSRIEPVLQCYAARYRRLGETGSGQLAKMVNQICIAGLLQGLSEAMHFGQQAGLDMAAVVDVIGAGAAQSWQMDNRAATMLQGEFDFGFAVDWMRKDLRYVLDEARRQSVSLPVTALVDQFYAQVQNLGGGRKDTSSLLLALQASQAKAQD from the coding sequence ATGAACGTCGCCTTTTTGGGCCTGGGGGTAATGGGGTTTCCGATGGCGGGGCACTTGCATCGTGCCGGTGTAGACCTGCGGGTGTACAACCGCAGCCCGGAGAAGGCCCAGCGCTGGAACGATGAATATGCCCCGCTGGCAGCGGCCAGTGTTGCCGATGCCGTCAGTGACCGCGATGTGGTCGCGGTTTGCCTAGGCGCCGACGAGGATGTGCGCGAAGTGCTCTGCGGCGGGGACGGGGTTTTCGCCCATTTGCCTGCGGGCGGGGTCGTCGTTGACCATTCCACTACCTCGGCGGAGCTGGCGCGCGATATGGCGGCGGCTGCGGCGGAGTCCGGGCATCAGTTCATCGATGCGCCGGTGTCCGGTGGGCAGGCGGGCGCGGAGGCTGGCAAGCTCACCGTGATGGCCGGTGGTGATGCCGACGCCTTCAGCCGCATTGAGCCTGTTTTACAGTGCTATGCGGCTCGCTATCGTCGTCTGGGTGAGACCGGCAGTGGTCAGCTTGCCAAAATGGTCAATCAGATTTGTATCGCCGGGCTATTGCAGGGGTTGTCAGAAGCCATGCATTTCGGTCAGCAGGCGGGACTGGATATGGCGGCTGTGGTCGATGTGATCGGCGCGGGCGCCGCGCAGTCCTGGCAAATGGATAACCGCGCTGCCACCATGTTGCAGGGCGAATTTGATTTCGGTTTTGCGGTGGACTGGATGCGTAAGGATCTGCGTTACGTGCTGGATGAAGCGCGCCGTCAGTCCGTCAGCCTGCCGGTGACCGCCCTGGTGGATCAGTTCTACGCGCAGGTGCAGAACCTTGGCGGCGGTCGCAAAGATACTTCCAGCCTGCTGCTGGCCTTGCAGGCCAGTCAGGCGAAAGCACAGGATTAA
- a CDS encoding M18 family aminopeptidase, producing MDKHAFNDKLIAFLDASPTPFHASANMAEALREAGFIELDERQDWALEAGKGYFCLRNGSSVVAFRVGKSDVAESGWHMVGAHTDSPCLKVKPNPVLHRKGYFQLGVEVYGGALLNPWFDRDLGLAGRVSYRSSNGSLRSALLNTDRAIGIVPSLAIHLDREANNNRTVNPQTDLPVLISQAESAPDFKALLKNLLAEQGCDDVEAVLDYELSFYDVQGAALVGFNREFIASARLDNLLSCFIGLQALLLAPADKHSVLVCNDHEEVGSMSSSGAQGPMLESTLRRIAGDESRWQRAIAHSTMISADNAHGIHPNFSDRHDANHGPLLNQGAVIKINVNQRYATNSETSAMFRHLCEQQGQPVQSFVVRSDMACGSTIGPITASAIGVATLDIGVPTFAMHSIRELAGSDDAVGLSQVLAAFYSR from the coding sequence ATGGATAAACACGCGTTTAATGACAAACTCATTGCTTTCCTCGATGCCAGTCCGACGCCGTTCCATGCGTCGGCCAACATGGCGGAGGCGCTGCGGGAAGCGGGATTTATCGAGTTGGATGAACGTCAGGATTGGGCGCTGGAAGCGGGTAAGGGCTATTTCTGTCTGCGCAATGGTTCTTCGGTGGTGGCGTTTCGGGTCGGCAAAAGTGATGTGGCTGAATCCGGCTGGCATATGGTGGGCGCCCATACCGACAGTCCCTGTCTGAAGGTGAAACCCAACCCGGTTCTGCATCGCAAAGGCTATTTTCAGTTGGGTGTGGAAGTATACGGTGGGGCGCTGCTCAACCCCTGGTTTGACCGCGACCTTGGTCTGGCTGGCCGGGTCAGCTACCGCAGCAGCAACGGCAGTTTGCGCAGTGCTTTGCTCAATACCGATCGCGCCATCGGCATCGTGCCGAGCCTGGCGATTCACCTGGATCGCGAGGCGAACAACAACCGCACAGTGAACCCGCAGACCGACCTGCCGGTGTTAATCAGTCAGGCGGAGTCTGCGCCTGACTTCAAAGCCCTGCTGAAAAATCTGTTGGCAGAGCAGGGCTGTGACGATGTCGAGGCGGTGTTGGATTACGAACTGAGTTTCTATGATGTGCAGGGCGCGGCACTGGTCGGTTTTAATCGCGAGTTTATCGCCAGTGCGCGGCTCGATAATCTGCTGTCTTGTTTTATCGGTTTGCAGGCGCTGTTGCTGGCCCCTGCCGACAAGCACAGTGTGTTGGTCTGCAATGACCACGAAGAAGTGGGCAGTATGTCCAGCAGCGGTGCTCAGGGACCGATGCTGGAGTCGACGCTGCGCCGCATTGCCGGGGATGAAAGCCGTTGGCAGCGAGCGATTGCGCACTCCACCATGATCTCGGCGGACAATGCCCACGGCATCCACCCCAATTTCAGTGATCGCCACGACGCCAATCACGGCCCGCTGCTTAATCAGGGTGCGGTGATCAAAATCAACGTTAACCAGCGCTATGCCACCAACAGCGAAACCAGTGCGATGTTCCGTCATCTCTGTGAGCAGCAGGGGCAACCGGTTCAGAGTTTTGTGGTGCGCAGCGATATGGCTTGTGGCAGCACTATCGGGCCCATTACCGCGTCGGCCATCGGCGTGGCGACGCTGGATATCGGCGTGCCGACCTTTGCCATGCACTCCATCCGCGAGCTGGCGGGCAGTGACGATGCGGTGGGCTTGAGTCAGGTCTTGGCGGCGTTCTACTCGCGCTGA
- a CDS encoding PaaI family thioesterase codes for MTASKDEVAAFIAAEFPQSHCLVDEIGELSATVSLPVDDAHLRPGGTVSGPTLMSVADLALYVAILGHIGIVPLAVTTNLNINFLRKPAAGKTIIGRCKLLKAGRLLATGEVYLYSEGSDEPVAHAVGTYAIPPSTSA; via the coding sequence TGCCGCAGAGTTCCCGCAGAGTCACTGTCTTGTTGATGAGATTGGCGAGCTGAGTGCGACGGTATCTCTGCCGGTGGATGATGCGCACCTTCGCCCCGGCGGCACCGTCTCCGGCCCGACCCTGATGAGTGTTGCCGACTTGGCGCTCTACGTGGCCATCCTCGGGCACATCGGCATTGTGCCGCTGGCCGTCACCACCAACCTCAATATAAATTTCCTGCGTAAGCCTGCGGCGGGAAAAACCATTATCGGCCGCTGCAAACTACTGAAAGCCGGGCGCTTGCTCGCCACTGGCGAGGTCTACCTCTATTCCGAAGGTAGCGATGAACCTGTCGCGCACGCGGTGGGAACCTATGCGATTCCCCCGTCGACCAGCGCCTGA